A portion of the Pseudomonas koreensis genome contains these proteins:
- a CDS encoding EamA family transporter, translating to MSRPEFAPTVPPPFPRYLAVIILLCMGCAFAGNHVAARVAFDDGAGVLLAILMRSGGTLLVLAILVLWQRQSLRLPAGAWRWQLLLGLLITAQSLCLYSAVARVPVALALLVANVFPILLALLTWALGGPRPSARTAMLMGLILVGLVFVLDVPGRLSDSASVGPQWLLGVALAFCAASVFACALWITDHKLSQVRGSVRSLLTIFIVFSSVNLAGLIGALPGGLNLPATSTGWLALATLVVLYGTGFIVLFISVPRLDMPRNAPVMNIEPLATLLMGWIVLDQMLSRGQIVGGVIVVSGIVLLTYRKSAVKVEAKAEV from the coding sequence ATGTCCCGCCCTGAATTTGCGCCAACCGTACCGCCGCCCTTCCCCCGCTATCTCGCCGTGATCATTCTGTTGTGCATGGGTTGTGCGTTCGCCGGCAACCACGTCGCGGCACGTGTGGCTTTTGATGATGGCGCGGGGGTGTTGCTGGCGATCCTGATGCGGTCCGGCGGGACCTTGCTGGTGCTCGCCATTCTCGTACTGTGGCAACGGCAAAGTCTGCGTCTGCCAGCGGGCGCCTGGCGCTGGCAATTGTTGTTGGGCCTGCTGATTACCGCGCAGAGCCTGTGTCTGTACTCCGCTGTCGCACGGGTGCCGGTCGCTTTGGCGCTGCTGGTAGCCAACGTATTTCCGATCCTGCTCGCCTTGCTGACCTGGGCGCTGGGCGGCCCGCGACCAAGCGCGCGCACCGCCATGTTGATGGGCTTGATCCTTGTCGGGCTGGTGTTCGTACTGGACGTTCCCGGACGTCTGTCAGACAGCGCCAGCGTCGGCCCGCAATGGCTGCTGGGCGTCGCACTCGCGTTCTGCGCCGCCAGCGTATTCGCCTGCGCGCTGTGGATCACCGATCACAAGCTGTCGCAAGTGCGCGGCTCGGTGCGCAGCCTGCTGACCATCTTCATCGTCTTCAGCAGCGTCAACCTGGCCGGACTGATCGGCGCCCTCCCCGGCGGACTCAACCTCCCCGCCACCTCAACCGGCTGGCTGGCCCTCGCCACGCTCGTGGTGCTGTATGGCACCGGTTTTATTGTGCTGTTCATCTCCGTACCCCGACTGGACATGCCGCGCAACGCACCGGTGATGAACATTGAGCCATTGGCGACATTGTTGATGGGCTGGATTGTGCTGGATCAGATGCTCAGCAGGGGGCAGATCGTAGGTGGCGTGATTGTGGTGAGCGGGATTGTGTTGCTGACGTATCGGAAGTCGGCGGTGAAGGTTGAGGCGAAAGCTGAGGTTTGA
- a CDS encoding LysR family transcriptional regulator, which translates to METLGNLLSFVRSAEAGSFSAAARRLGLTPAAVSRNVAQLEANLGVRLFQRSTRKLTLTEAGERFLANVGSGLESVQAAIADVAGNAGEPSGILRLSASPGFARDFLLPLMPEFLKRYPSVTPEWHLDNRQVDLIADGFDAAIGGGIELAQGVVARAIAPAHLILVASKEYLSGHKRIRRIEELSTLDHLAMRSVQTGKVRSWMLQGPEGQRAPLELTPRLLVNDPQALCQCARLGLGVALLAVPDVLSYLQDGTLERVLPGWYVDAGQIHLYFPSQKLLPAKTRAFVDFLVAEAREDGWMTRLDARV; encoded by the coding sequence ATGGAAACCTTAGGCAATTTGCTCTCATTCGTGCGCAGCGCCGAGGCGGGAAGTTTCTCCGCAGCCGCGCGGCGCCTGGGCTTGACGCCCGCGGCGGTCAGTCGCAACGTCGCGCAACTGGAGGCCAACCTCGGCGTACGCCTGTTTCAGCGCAGTACGCGAAAACTCACGCTGACCGAGGCAGGAGAGCGCTTTCTGGCCAACGTCGGATCGGGACTGGAAAGTGTTCAAGCGGCGATCGCCGACGTGGCAGGCAACGCGGGAGAGCCTTCAGGCATCCTGCGTCTGAGTGCGTCACCGGGTTTCGCCCGGGATTTTCTACTGCCGCTGATGCCCGAATTTCTCAAGCGATACCCTTCGGTAACTCCTGAATGGCACCTCGACAATCGTCAGGTCGATCTCATCGCGGATGGATTTGATGCGGCCATCGGCGGCGGCATCGAGTTGGCTCAGGGCGTAGTTGCCAGAGCCATCGCTCCGGCGCATCTGATTCTGGTGGCTTCGAAGGAATATCTCTCGGGACACAAGCGCATCCGGCGCATTGAAGAGTTGTCGACGCTGGATCACCTGGCCATGCGCTCGGTGCAGACCGGCAAGGTGCGCAGCTGGATGCTGCAAGGGCCCGAGGGGCAACGAGCGCCATTGGAGTTGACGCCGCGCCTGTTGGTCAACGATCCGCAAGCGCTGTGTCAGTGCGCGCGGCTGGGATTGGGGGTTGCGCTGTTGGCGGTTCCGGATGTGCTGTCGTATCTGCAGGACGGTACGCTGGAAAGGGTTTTGCCGGGGTGGTATGTCGATGCGGGGCAGATCCATTTGTACTTCCCCAGCCAGAAATTGTTGCCGGCGAAGACCCGGGCTTTTGTCGATTTCCTGGTCGCTGAGGCTCGAGAGGATGGGTGGATGACTCGGCTCGATGCTCGGGTTTAG
- a CDS encoding NADPH-dependent F420 reductase codes for MNISIIGTGSIGTAIARLLVNAGLPVSLANSRGPQSLADLVGELGPLAQAVTAQQASQADIVFLAVNWSKIPDAVRDLGPWDGRIVIDANNPIEAPLFKPFDLGGQPSSQVVAQMLPGAHVVKAFNHLLAALLTDPTTEGGKRVLFYSGEDAASKARVAELIDRLGFYGIDLGGVQQGVLAQFPGGPLPALNLVKHG; via the coding sequence ATGAACATCAGCATCATTGGTACTGGCTCGATCGGCACCGCTATCGCTCGCTTGCTCGTCAACGCCGGCCTGCCGGTCAGCCTGGCCAACAGCCGCGGACCGCAGAGCCTTGCCGATCTGGTCGGCGAATTGGGCCCACTCGCGCAAGCCGTAACTGCTCAGCAGGCGAGTCAGGCGGACATCGTCTTTCTGGCGGTGAACTGGTCGAAAATCCCGGATGCCGTGCGCGATCTCGGTCCCTGGGACGGGCGCATCGTGATCGACGCCAACAACCCGATCGAGGCGCCATTGTTCAAACCGTTCGATCTCGGCGGCCAGCCATCTTCGCAAGTGGTGGCGCAGATGCTGCCCGGCGCGCACGTGGTCAAGGCCTTCAATCATTTGCTCGCGGCTCTGCTGACCGATCCCACCACCGAGGGCGGCAAGCGTGTGCTGTTTTATTCCGGTGAGGATGCGGCCAGCAAAGCCAGGGTTGCAGAGCTGATAGACCGATTGGGTTTTTACGGCATCGATCTGGGCGGTGTGCAGCAGGGCGTGCTTGCGCAATTCCCGGGCGGACCGTTGCCGGCATTGAATCTGGTCAAACATGGTTAA
- a CDS encoding ArsR/SmtB family transcription factor: MELIEIFKALSNPTRLKILEGLKDPVKNFPPQDEGDVLVEGVCVSSIQEGIGLSQSTVSSYLATLQRVGLVEVRRIGQWTYYKRNEAAISALAEIIGKEL, encoded by the coding sequence ATGGAACTGATCGAAATCTTCAAAGCCCTTTCGAACCCGACGCGCCTCAAGATCCTTGAAGGCCTGAAGGATCCCGTCAAGAACTTCCCCCCGCAGGATGAGGGTGACGTGCTTGTTGAGGGCGTCTGCGTCAGCAGCATCCAGGAAGGCATCGGCCTGTCGCAGTCGACGGTGTCGAGTTATCTGGCCACGTTGCAGCGGGTGGGGCTGGTTGAAGTGCGGCGCATCGGTCAATGGACCTACTACAAACGCAATGAGGCAGCGATCAGCGCGCTTGCAGAGATCATAGGGAAAGAGCTGTAA
- a CDS encoding zinc-dependent alcohol dehydrogenase family protein has protein sequence MKAMILKSFGGPDSFELSDVTKPVPQAGQVLVRVHATSINPLDYQVRRGDYPDLVPLPAITGHDVSGVVEAVGPGVSAFAPGDEVWYTPQIFDGQGSYAEYHVAAESIIARKPSSLSHLEAASLSLVGGTVWEALTVRAVLRVGESILIHGGAGGVGHVAIQVAKAMGARVFTTVRDDNAEFVRSLGADVVIDYTREDYVEAIMRETAGHGVDVVFDTIGGDTLTRSADVLAQLGRVVSIVDIAQPQNLVQAWGKNASYHFVFTRQNRGKLDELSALVERGQLRPHVGAVYSLADIPLAHARLESANNGLIGKIAIAVEPSLIV, from the coding sequence ATGAAAGCGATGATTCTGAAATCTTTCGGCGGTCCTGATTCGTTCGAACTGAGCGACGTTACCAAACCGGTTCCGCAAGCGGGCCAAGTGCTGGTCCGGGTGCACGCCACTTCCATCAATCCGCTGGATTACCAGGTGCGGCGCGGTGACTATCCCGATCTGGTGCCCCTGCCGGCCATCACCGGGCACGACGTATCGGGCGTGGTTGAAGCTGTCGGGCCCGGCGTCAGCGCCTTCGCGCCGGGCGACGAAGTCTGGTACACCCCGCAGATATTCGACGGGCAGGGCAGTTATGCCGAGTACCACGTGGCGGCCGAGAGCATCATCGCCAGGAAGCCTTCCTCGCTGAGCCACCTCGAGGCGGCCAGTCTGAGTCTGGTCGGCGGTACGGTTTGGGAAGCGCTGACCGTGCGCGCCGTGCTTCGGGTCGGCGAAAGCATTCTGATCCACGGCGGCGCCGGCGGTGTCGGCCATGTGGCGATTCAGGTGGCGAAAGCCATGGGCGCCAGGGTGTTCACCACCGTGCGTGATGACAATGCCGAGTTCGTTCGCAGCCTGGGTGCCGACGTGGTGATCGATTACACCCGGGAGGACTACGTCGAAGCGATCATGCGCGAAACCGCTGGCCACGGCGTCGATGTGGTGTTCGACACCATCGGCGGCGATACCCTGACCCGCAGCGCCGACGTGCTCGCCCAGCTTGGCCGCGTCGTCTCGATCGTCGACATCGCGCAGCCACAAAACCTCGTCCAGGCCTGGGGCAAGAACGCCAGCTATCACTTCGTTTTTACCCGGCAGAACCGTGGCAAGCTCGATGAGTTGAGTGCACTGGTCGAACGCGGTCAGCTGCGGCCACATGTTGGCGCCGTCTACTCATTAGCGGACATCCCACTTGCCCACGCTCGGCTGGAGAGCGCCAACAACGGACTCATAGGAAAAATCGCCATCGCCGTCGAGCCTTCGCTCATCGTCTGA
- a CDS encoding antibiotic biosynthesis monooxygenase family protein has translation MVYEIAVLPVHPQQTEAFRRAFAEVEPLLTRAKGYGGHLLAQGIETPEQFNLIVRWRSLEDHSPGFEESDDHQRFMLGLEDYFSAEPKVYHIEGGAFPGGDFGVPDSGASAGI, from the coding sequence ATGGTTTACGAGATCGCTGTGCTGCCCGTCCACCCGCAACAGACTGAAGCCTTCCGACGCGCATTTGCCGAAGTAGAACCGTTGCTCACTCGCGCCAAGGGATACGGCGGCCACTTGCTGGCGCAGGGTATCGAAACGCCCGAGCAATTCAATTTGATCGTGCGCTGGCGGTCGCTTGAGGATCACTCTCCGGGGTTTGAAGAGAGTGACGACCACCAGCGGTTCATGCTGGGCCTGGAGGATTATTTTTCCGCAGAACCGAAGGTCTATCACATTGAGGGTGGTGCTTTTCCGGGTGGCGACTTTGGCGTTCCGGACAGCGGAGCCAGCGCAGGTATCTGA
- a CDS encoding DUF695 domain-containing protein — MKHVTLQASLRPEIWPAVLSLVLASLITTGCSRSHSPKPVERDPCLDAGPANTTAYNTCMSEREERKAEALRILLSDDPADNRQRQLAEPGDGHFQLSDFPDEPMPASFRMPDSLHLKDTQAFPYKTRISWKYVSDHLLPSPKEYARMMQMDRLIQAAVAADGSAKWGCTVTGGQRLEWVFYTLDDAAFVSRVQAVLAQTGPYPVEFSSRKQADVSAAVLNAGEIRLTPKRCLE; from the coding sequence TTGAAGCACGTCACTCTCCAAGCTTCCCTGCGCCCCGAAATCTGGCCAGCCGTTCTTTCATTGGTGCTGGCAAGCCTGATCACTACCGGCTGTTCGCGCTCCCATTCTCCAAAACCGGTGGAGCGCGATCCTTGTCTGGATGCCGGTCCAGCGAATACAACGGCCTACAACACATGCATGAGCGAGCGGGAAGAGCGCAAAGCTGAAGCGCTCAGAATACTGCTCAGTGATGATCCTGCTGACAATCGGCAACGGCAACTGGCCGAGCCCGGAGACGGCCATTTTCAACTGTCTGATTTTCCTGACGAGCCGATGCCGGCAAGTTTCCGCATGCCTGACAGTCTGCATCTCAAGGACACGCAAGCGTTTCCTTACAAGACTCGAATCAGCTGGAAATACGTGTCGGATCACCTCCTGCCAAGTCCAAAGGAATATGCGCGGATGATGCAAATGGACCGTCTGATCCAGGCAGCCGTAGCGGCGGATGGTTCAGCAAAGTGGGGGTGCACGGTCACAGGCGGACAACGCCTGGAGTGGGTTTTCTACACTCTGGATGACGCGGCCTTTGTCAGCCGTGTGCAGGCAGTTCTTGCTCAGACCGGGCCCTATCCTGTCGAGTTCAGCAGCCGTAAACAGGCAGATGTCAGTGCTGCGGTGCTGAATGCCGGAGAAATTCGACTCACGCCCAAACGATGCCTGGAGTGA
- a CDS encoding bleomycin resistance protein → MLERNKLVPELMVTELSKSLAFWVNCLGFKVAYQRLEDGFAYLDLNGAQVMLEQSDPQAGQWLTAALSRPFGRGINLQIEVVAVAAVLERIEQAGFPLFRNCQDTWYRADSVETGQREFIVQDPDGYLVRLVERLGERPIRAAE, encoded by the coding sequence ATGCTTGAACGAAACAAACTGGTTCCTGAACTGATGGTCACCGAGCTGTCGAAGAGCTTGGCGTTCTGGGTGAACTGTCTGGGCTTCAAAGTGGCCTACCAGCGCCTTGAAGACGGTTTCGCCTACCTGGATCTGAACGGCGCGCAAGTGATGCTGGAGCAGTCCGATCCGCAGGCTGGCCAGTGGCTCACCGCGGCTCTGAGCAGGCCCTTTGGGCGCGGCATCAACCTGCAAATAGAGGTAGTCGCGGTCGCAGCTGTCCTCGAACGAATCGAACAAGCCGGTTTTCCCCTCTTTCGAAACTGCCAGGACACCTGGTATCGGGCAGACAGTGTGGAAACAGGGCAGCGGGAATTCATTGTGCAGGATCCCGACGGTTATCTCGTCAGGCTGGTTGAGCGATTAGGTGAGCGGCCGATCAGGGCCGCGGAGTAG
- a CDS encoding sensor histidine kinase — MRLPDFILENLEPILQAWEDFARTIETPGAELDNAALRDHAEQMLRAIVIDLRTRQTVSEQLAKAHGQAPRDDEETAAETHAVTRLMAGFTIDQMVSEYRALRTSVLSQWLRQVKDGKSVNVDDMTRFHEAIDQALAESIASYSRAVEASRNVFLGILGHDLRTPLGAILLGADMLRRTENVDPRTGKVARQIYASVQRATQIVGDLLDLTRCQMGPGIPVKKVQIDLNPLCERVVEEIRAFHPQANVLFDAKEPVMGAFDGARMEQVFSNIISNAVTHGDNQFPVTVELQALEEGAVFTVHNGGEPIPEDVLPFIFNPMGRFSQRSVVDHGPVAGLGLGLFIASEIVASHAGSIEVSSDGSSGTVFRVKLPVDAVGPFGV; from the coding sequence ATGCGCCTGCCAGATTTCATTCTCGAAAACCTAGAGCCGATCCTGCAGGCCTGGGAAGATTTCGCCCGCACCATCGAGACGCCTGGCGCGGAACTCGATAACGCCGCGCTGCGCGATCACGCCGAGCAGATGTTGCGCGCCATCGTCATCGATCTGCGCACCCGGCAGACGGTCAGCGAGCAACTGGCCAAGGCTCATGGCCAGGCGCCGCGCGACGATGAGGAAACGGCTGCGGAAACCCACGCGGTGACGCGATTAATGGCCGGTTTCACCATTGATCAGATGGTTTCCGAATACCGCGCGCTGCGTACCAGTGTGCTGAGCCAGTGGCTGCGTCAGGTCAAGGATGGCAAATCGGTGAATGTCGACGACATGACGCGTTTCCACGAAGCGATCGATCAGGCACTGGCTGAGTCGATTGCCAGCTATTCACGCGCCGTCGAGGCTTCGCGCAACGTGTTTCTGGGGATTCTCGGCCATGACTTGCGCACGCCGCTGGGGGCGATTCTGCTCGGCGCGGATATGTTGCGGCGTACCGAAAACGTCGACCCCCGTACCGGCAAAGTGGCCAGGCAGATTTATGCCAGCGTGCAGCGGGCCACTCAGATCGTTGGCGACCTGCTGGATCTGACGCGCTGCCAGATGGGACCGGGGATTCCGGTGAAAAAAGTCCAGATCGATCTCAATCCGTTGTGCGAGCGGGTTGTCGAGGAAATCCGCGCCTTTCATCCGCAGGCCAACGTTCTGTTCGATGCGAAGGAACCGGTGATGGGAGCGTTCGATGGCGCCAGGATGGAGCAGGTCTTTTCCAACATCATCAGCAATGCGGTGACCCACGGCGACAATCAGTTTCCGGTCACGGTCGAGTTGCAGGCGTTGGAGGAGGGTGCGGTCTTTACGGTGCACAACGGCGGTGAGCCGATCCCGGAGGATGTACTGCCGTTCATTTTCAACCCGATGGGGCGTTTCTCTCAGCGCTCCGTGGTGGATCACGGGCCCGTCGCTGGACTTGGGCTTGGCCTGTTTATCGCCTCGGAAATCGTCGCCTCACATGCGGGCTCGATTGAGGTGAGTTCTGATGGGTCAAGCGGAACCGTGTTTCGCGTCAAGCTTCCGGTTGATGCTGTTGGCCCTTTCGGCGTGTAG
- a CDS encoding ABC transporter ATP-binding protein: MLRLFEQRLDPFPPDEAPPPPVGLMRFLWACTRGARGYILAFALLSASVSIYEAWLFSFLGQVVDLLSTWKAGGAASSEESRVLWGIGIVLVVSIGLVAMRTMVQHQILAINLPLRLRWDFHRLMLRQSLSFFSDEFSGRVTTKVMQTALSVREVLFTLIEILPGIGVYFIAIIALAGGFALKLMLPFLAWIVLFGLAMVYFVPRLGKVGQEQADARSSMTGRIADAYTNITTVKLFSHSKREAHFARAAMEDFKLTGFRQMRLVSQFEIVNQALVVALILGAGGYALWLWHQGEVGTGAVAAITAMALRINGMSHWIMWQMTSLFENIGTVQDGMATLTSGPKVQDAPDAKVLEPAGGEVVFDNVSFNYNGERQVLDGLTLHIRPGEKIGLVGRSGAGKSTLINLLLRFYDVDRGEIRIDGQNIAKVTQDSLRSVIGMVTQDTSLLHRSIRDNIAYGRPDATDADIHRAAVNAQADGFISQLSDKQGHSGYDTLVGERGIKLSGGQRQRIAIARVMLKNAPILLLDEATSALDSEVEVAIQESLDEMMQGKTVIAIAHRLSTIAAMDRLIVMDEGRIIEQGTHAQLLEKNGTYARLWQHQSGGFLGEDRGLVEVMEE, encoded by the coding sequence ATGCTTCGCCTGTTCGAACAAAGGCTCGACCCCTTCCCACCCGATGAGGCGCCGCCACCGCCAGTCGGCCTGATGCGATTTCTGTGGGCCTGCACCCGCGGCGCGCGCGGCTACATTCTCGCCTTTGCCCTGCTCAGCGCCAGCGTGTCGATCTACGAGGCATGGCTGTTTTCCTTCCTCGGGCAAGTGGTGGATCTGCTCTCGACCTGGAAAGCCGGCGGTGCCGCGAGCAGCGAAGAAAGCCGCGTGCTGTGGGGCATCGGCATCGTTCTGGTGGTCAGTATCGGCCTGGTCGCGATGCGCACGATGGTCCAGCACCAGATCCTCGCGATCAACTTGCCGTTGCGCCTGCGCTGGGACTTCCACCGGTTGATGCTGCGGCAGAGCCTGTCGTTCTTCTCCGATGAATTCTCCGGCCGGGTCACCACCAAAGTCATGCAAACCGCGTTGTCGGTGCGCGAGGTGTTGTTCACCCTGATCGAAATCCTCCCCGGCATCGGCGTGTACTTCATCGCGATCATCGCGCTGGCCGGCGGCTTCGCACTGAAGCTGATGCTGCCGTTTCTGGCGTGGATCGTTCTGTTCGGGCTGGCGATGGTGTATTTCGTTCCGCGTCTGGGCAAGGTCGGCCAAGAGCAGGCCGATGCACGCTCGTCGATGACCGGGCGGATTGCCGACGCCTACACCAACATCACCACGGTCAAACTGTTTTCGCACTCCAAGCGTGAAGCGCACTTTGCCCGTGCGGCGATGGAAGATTTCAAACTCACCGGCTTCCGCCAGATGCGTCTGGTCAGCCAGTTCGAGATCGTCAATCAGGCGCTGGTAGTCGCGTTGATTCTCGGCGCTGGCGGTTATGCGTTGTGGTTGTGGCACCAGGGCGAAGTCGGCACCGGCGCCGTCGCGGCGATCACTGCGATGGCGTTGCGCATCAATGGCATGTCGCACTGGATCATGTGGCAGATGACCTCCCTGTTCGAAAACATCGGCACTGTGCAGGACGGCATGGCCACCCTGACCAGCGGCCCGAAAGTCCAGGACGCGCCGGACGCCAAGGTGCTGGAGCCTGCCGGCGGCGAAGTGGTTTTCGACAATGTCAGCTTCAATTACAACGGTGAGCGCCAGGTGCTCGACGGCCTGACGCTGCACATTCGCCCCGGCGAAAAAATCGGCCTGGTTGGTCGCTCCGGTGCGGGCAAATCGACGCTGATCAACCTGCTGCTGCGTTTCTATGACGTTGATCGCGGCGAGATTCGCATCGATGGCCAGAACATCGCCAAGGTGACGCAGGACAGCCTGCGCAGTGTGATCGGCATGGTCACCCAGGACACGTCGCTGCTGCACCGCTCGATCCGCGACAACATCGCTTACGGTCGCCCGGACGCCACCGACGCGGACATTCACCGCGCCGCGGTAAACGCCCAGGCCGATGGGTTCATCAGCCAGTTGAGCGACAAACAGGGCCACAGCGGCTACGACACGCTGGTCGGCGAGCGCGGCATCAAACTCTCCGGTGGCCAGCGCCAACGCATCGCCATCGCCCGGGTGATGTTGAAAAACGCGCCGATCCTGCTGCTCGACGAAGCCACCAGCGCGCTGGACTCCGAAGTCGAAGTGGCGATCCAGGAAAGCCTCGATGAAATGATGCAGGGCAAAACCGTCATCGCCATCGCCCACCGTTTGTCGACCATTGCAGCAATGGACCGGCTGATCGTCATGGACGAAGGCCGCATCATCGAACAAGGCACCCACGCGCAATTGCTCGAGAAGAACGGCACCTATGCGCGGTTGTGGCAGCACCAGAGTGGCGGCTTCCTCGGTGAGGATCGCGGTTTGGTTGAGGTGATGGAGGAATAA
- a CDS encoding phage holin family protein, protein MNRDESDLSGARPLGQTDDASVVGLLRQLSREVPALFTKELALAKAELQNSLTTLKAGIAAVAGGAIVFLAGFIILLMSAVYGLSMFMAPWLAALIVGVVVMIIGFAMLQSGKKQFEPSHFKPDRTLDALNKDQEALRRKVS, encoded by the coding sequence ATGAACAGAGATGAATCTGATCTGAGCGGGGCAAGACCCCTCGGCCAAACGGATGACGCTTCGGTGGTCGGCTTGTTACGGCAACTGTCGCGCGAAGTGCCGGCGCTGTTCACCAAGGAACTGGCTCTGGCCAAAGCCGAACTGCAGAACAGTCTCACGACGTTGAAAGCCGGAATCGCTGCCGTTGCCGGCGGTGCGATCGTATTCCTCGCGGGCTTCATCATTCTGCTGATGTCGGCGGTCTATGGCCTGAGCATGTTCATGGCGCCATGGCTGGCCGCGCTGATCGTGGGCGTGGTGGTGATGATCATCGGCTTCGCCATGCTGCAATCCGGGAAAAAGCAATTCGAGCCATCTCACTTCAAACCTGATCGCACCCTCGACGCCTTGAACAAGGATCAGGAAGCGCTGCGGAGGAAAGTCTCATGA
- a CDS encoding DUF3618 domain-containing protein — protein sequence MKSELDIEAEKSPEQIEREIDAQRASIGNIVDQLESKFTPGQMIDQAWGMMQSNGSTFFTNLGTSVRNNPVPAVLTSVGLLWLMISQNRPPVPQPTYRSGPDQDKAGAWADGLTDGIDSAREHLHSTTDSLKEGYQSLKGKASHLGENVGAAKENLSHAMHDAGDRLSRNSQVLGQQFSHLLKEQPLMVAAAGVALGALLGAALPTTSTEQRYMGRTSAGMVDKAKQKAQEGYEAVRDTVTRTTEQTEGETRPDTARPSSSDLSQGLGTS from the coding sequence ATGAAAAGCGAACTGGATATCGAAGCCGAAAAAAGCCCGGAGCAGATCGAGCGTGAGATCGATGCGCAACGCGCGAGCATCGGCAACATCGTTGATCAACTGGAAAGCAAGTTCACTCCCGGGCAGATGATCGATCAGGCCTGGGGCATGATGCAGAGCAACGGCTCGACGTTCTTCACCAACCTCGGCACCAGCGTGCGCAACAACCCGGTGCCGGCAGTGCTGACATCGGTGGGCCTGCTCTGGCTGATGATCAGCCAGAATCGCCCGCCCGTGCCGCAACCGACCTATCGCAGTGGGCCGGATCAGGACAAGGCCGGCGCTTGGGCCGACGGTTTGACGGACGGCATCGACAGTGCGCGCGAGCACCTGCACTCGACCACCGACTCGCTGAAGGAGGGCTACCAGTCGCTGAAAGGCAAGGCCAGCCACCTCGGTGAAAATGTCGGTGCGGCGAAGGAAAACCTCAGCCATGCAATGCATGACGCCGGTGACCGCTTGTCGCGCAATTCGCAAGTGCTCGGCCAGCAGTTCAGTCACCTGCTTAAGGAGCAACCGCTGATGGTGGCTGCCGCTGGGGTTGCGCTCGGTGCGTTGCTCGGCGCGGCGTTGCCGACCACTTCCACCGAGCAGCGCTACATGGGCCGCACCAGTGCCGGCATGGTCGACAAAGCCAAGCAGAAAGCTCAAGAAGGTTATGAAGCGGTGCGTGACACGGTGACCCGGACCACCGAGCAGACCGAGGGTGAGACCAGACCGGATACGGCGCGGCCGTCGTCTTCGGATCTGTCGCAGGGGCTGGGTACGTCTTGA
- a CDS encoding M20/M25/M40 family metallo-hydrolase — protein MSDTQAPSPRNSHESTQALLSRLLMARGPGGQEDEVRAICLEELQRHCDEVRTDRAGNVIGLLRGGKPDLDGQHAVRIMGHMDEIAMVVKRVEPDGTLRVVALGGANPVNFGVCPVDILGDAQTLPGVLSFGSMHATAGSPQGQDVMSGAVEWKDVHIITRHDPQALQDMGVRPGTRVVLSQHWRTPFRVGDATAAHFLDDRAPVVAMLLAAERLKHSKTQLPHDTYFVFTTLEEESNAGAMYAAAHLPGDTTIAVEVGPVMSEYATRLSVDPIIDTGDQKGYYSRGVVMALADAAKRCGFDPQFALLVDFASDASAVMSSGISAQAGCIAIPTENTHGFELVVDGAIEACAQTLVEYLQGVQNEVST, from the coding sequence ATGTCGGATACTCAGGCGCCTTCGCCGCGCAACTCCCACGAATCAACCCAGGCGCTATTGAGCCGCTTGCTCATGGCGCGCGGGCCCGGCGGTCAGGAGGACGAGGTCCGGGCGATCTGCCTGGAAGAACTGCAGCGCCATTGCGATGAGGTCCGGACCGACCGGGCCGGCAATGTCATCGGCCTGCTCAGGGGCGGCAAACCAGATCTGGATGGCCAGCACGCCGTGCGCATCATGGGCCACATGGATGAGATCGCCATGGTGGTCAAACGCGTCGAGCCGGACGGCACGTTGCGGGTGGTGGCGTTGGGTGGGGCGAACCCGGTGAATTTCGGTGTGTGCCCGGTAGATATTCTCGGCGATGCGCAGACCCTGCCCGGGGTTCTGTCATTCGGTTCGATGCACGCCACGGCGGGCTCGCCGCAGGGCCAGGATGTGATGAGCGGCGCGGTGGAATGGAAAGACGTGCACATCATCACCCGTCATGATCCGCAAGCTCTGCAAGACATGGGCGTGCGTCCCGGCACTCGGGTTGTGCTCAGCCAGCATTGGCGCACGCCGTTCCGGGTGGGCGATGCCACCGCTGCGCATTTTCTCGATGACCGCGCGCCGGTGGTCGCCATGCTCCTGGCCGCCGAGCGGCTCAAGCACAGCAAAACCCAATTGCCGCACGACACCTATTTCGTCTTCACCACCCTCGAAGAAGAAAGCAACGCAGGTGCGATGTACGCGGCCGCGCACTTGCCTGGCGATACCACAATCGCGGTGGAAGTCGGCCCGGTGATGAGCGAGTACGCAACGCGATTGAGCGTCGACCCGATCATCGATACCGGCGACCAGAAAGGCTATTACTCGCGCGGCGTGGTCATGGCTTTGGCCGATGCGGCCAAGCGTTGCGGTTTCGATCCGCAGTTCGCCCTGCTGGTGGATTTCGCCTCGGATGCCAGCGCGGTGATGAGCTCGGGAATCAGCGCCCAGGCCGGATGCATTGCGATCCCGACCGAGAACACCCATGGGTTCGAACTGGTGGTCGACGGCGCGATCGAGGCGTGCGCGCAGACGTTGGTGGAATATCTGCAAGGTGTGCAGAACGAGGTATCGACTTGA